One segment of Micromonospora parathelypteridis DNA contains the following:
- a CDS encoding DUF1345 domain-containing protein, with the protein MRFPAAMQIAVVAVVGVIAFGLFALLLPLPLAALAGWDVGALSWLALVWHKLWPMDAERTARLAVHEDPNRAVRDALLLVACLASLLAVGLVVASAQNAPPGLDREAHSGLGVLSVVLSWFVVHTVFAARYARIYYTGPDGGVNFHSPEPPRYSDFAYVAFTIGTTFQVSDTDLTSNEMRRTVLRHSMVSYLFGAFIIAVTVNLLAGLAR; encoded by the coding sequence GGTCGGCGTCATCGCCTTCGGCCTCTTCGCGTTGCTGCTGCCACTGCCGCTCGCCGCCCTGGCCGGCTGGGACGTGGGCGCGCTGAGCTGGCTCGCGCTGGTCTGGCACAAGCTCTGGCCGATGGACGCCGAGCGGACCGCCCGGCTGGCCGTCCACGAGGACCCGAACCGGGCGGTACGGGACGCCCTGCTGCTCGTCGCCTGCCTGGCCAGCCTGTTGGCCGTCGGACTGGTCGTGGCCAGCGCGCAGAACGCGCCACCCGGCCTCGACCGCGAAGCGCACAGCGGCCTGGGCGTCCTCAGCGTGGTGCTCTCCTGGTTCGTGGTGCACACCGTGTTCGCCGCCCGGTACGCCCGGATCTACTACACCGGCCCGGACGGCGGGGTGAACTTCCACTCGCCCGAACCGCCGCGCTACTCCGACTTCGCGTACGTCGCGTTCACCATCGGCACGACGTTCCAGGTCTCGGACACTGACCTGACCAGCAACGAGATGCGTCGCACGGTGCTGCGGCACTCGATGGTGTCGTACCTGTTCGGGGCCTTCATCATCGCCGTGACCGTGAACCTGCTGGCTGGGCTGGCGCGCTGA